AATAAAAAGTATGGCATATTCGGAGAGGGGTAATGGATATGAAGGCACGCGTAGCGATTAATGGATTAGGTCGAATCGGTCGAATGGTATTTCGTCAGATTATAGAGGATGACCAACTGGAATTGGTGGCTGTTAACGCTAGCTATCCACCTGAAACGTTGGCGCACCTCGTTAAGTATGATAGTGTGCATGGTCAATTTAACGGTTCTGTGAAAGCGCTTAACAAAGGGCTAGAAGTAAATGGGAAGCTTGTGAAGCTCTTCTCTTCTCGTGATCCGAAAGAGCTGCCTTGGGCAGATGAAAATATTGATGTTGTCGTAGAAGCTACAGGTAAGTTTAAGACAAAACAGACAGCAGGTGCTCATATTGAGGCAGGTGCTAAAAAGGTAATTATTACAGCCCCAGGGAAAGATGTTGATGCAACAATTGTTATGGGGGTAAACGAAGATGACTACGATGCAAGTGCGCATCACGTTATTTCCAATGCATCCTGTACGACGAACTGTCTCGCCCCAGTCGTTAAGGTGCTTGATGACGCATTTGGAATCCAAAATGGCTTGATGACGACTGTTCACGCGTTTACAAATGACCAGAAAAACTTAGACAATCCACATAAAGACCTCCGTCGCGCTAGAGGGTGCACGCAGTCCATTATTCCAACATCCACTGGAGCAGCAAAGGCGCTCGGGCAAGTTCTTCCACACCTTGATGGGAAGATGCATGGTATGGCGCTACGTGTTCCTACGCCTAACGTATCATTAGTTGATCTTGTAGTAGATACAAAACAAGATGTCACGGTAGAGGAAGTGAACAACGCGTTCAGACGTGCTATGGAGGGGGAAATGGAAGGGATTATCCATTACTCCGATGAACCTCTTGTCTCTATAGATTACACAACTTCTGATTACTCTTCCATTATCGACGGCCTTTCCACTATTGTCATGGAAGACCGAAAAGTAAAAGTGCTCGCATGGTACGACAATGAATGGGGTTATTCAAGACGAGTCGTTGACCTTACAAAGAAAGTGGGAAACTTACTTCTATCAAAGGAAGAAGTAACGATGTAGGGGACGAGTAAGTACGGATAAGAATGAACGAATTCGCCAAAATAAGGACAGAGAGTGAGTGAACTCTTTGTCCTTTTTGGGTTTGGTTTGATTGCTGGGGGATTTGGGGGGAAGAGTGCTATTTTGTTTCCTTCCGTTGCTGACGGACCCGCCTGCGCTTTGTCGTCTAGCTCTGGCGGGTAGCAACTACGGAAATAAGCAATCTAGCTCCGTGAGGGAAGGGCACCTCACTGCGCNNNNNNNNNNNNNNNNNNNNNNNNNNNNNNNNNNNNNNNNNNNNNNNNNNNNNNNNNNNNNNNNNNNNNNNNNNNNNNNNNNNNNNNNNNNNNNNNNNNNNNNNNNNNNNNNNNNNNNNNNNNNNNNNNNNNNNNNNNNNNNNNNNNNNNNNNNNNNNNNNNNNNNNNNNNNNNNNNNNNNNNNNNNNNNNNNNNNNNNNNNNNNNNNNNNNNNNNNNNNNNNNNNNNNNNNNNNNNNNNNNNNNNNNNNNNNNNNNNNNNNNNNNNNNNNNNNNNNNNNNNNNNNNNNNNNNNNNNNNNNNNNNNNNNNNNNNNNNNNNNNNNNNNNNNNNNNNNNNNNNNNNNNNNNNNNNNNNNNNNNNNNNNNNNNNNNNNNNNNNNNNNNNNNNNNNNNNNNNNNNNNNNNNNNNNNNNNNNNNNNNNNNNNNNNNNNNNNNNNNNNNNNNNNNNNNNNNNNNNNNNNNNNNNNNNNNNNNNNNNNNNNNNNNNNNNNNNNNNNNNNNNNNNNNNNNNNNNNNNNNNNNNNNNNNNNNNNNNNNNNNNNNNNNNNNNNNNNNNNNNNNNNNNNNNNNNNNNNNNNNNNNNNNNNNNNNNNNNNNNNNNNNNNNNNNNNNNNNNNNNNNNNNNNNNNNNNNNNNNNNNNNNCGTGAGGGAAGGTCACCTCACTTCGTTGCTTGTCTTATGCCTACCGTGGCTAAGCAGGGCCCCTGCGCTTTTGAAATTACCTTGCAAATTTTCTCAAAAGGTTATATACTAACAAGCGTACTTCTGAATTCGATTAGTTGGCTGCTTAAAGGGTTAGGACCTCTTTGGACTAACTTTCCCCCGTGGTGGTGCATAAGCTTTGCATTTAGAAGTAAATTCTTTGGTTGTTAAAGGGGGACTACCAATGGATACTATGGGTAGACATGTAATATCAGAACTGTGGGAATGTAATGAGGAAAAGCTTAATGATATGTCTTTGATTGAAAAGATATTTGTAAATGCGGCGCTTAAAGCTGGAGCTGAAGTGCGCGAGGTTGCGTTTCATAAGTTTGCACCTCATGGTGTGAGTGGAGTTGTTATCATCTCTGAATCACATTTAACCATTCATAGCTTTCCTGAGCATGGTTACGCAAGTATTGATGTTTATACTTGTGGTGATCGCATTGATCCTAACGTAGCAGCTCAATATATCGCAGAATCTTTAGAATCCAAAACGCAAGAAACGGTAGAAGTCCCACGTGGTATGGGACCAGTTGAAGTGAAAAAGTTTAATGTACTATAAATGCAACTAGAGGGGTGTACAGCGTACACTCCTTTTTTGCGTTTAAATTCAGAAATATTGTCGAATGGAGTATTTCACCGCTTGCTATTTTTGATATAATAGGCTAGAGGTGTAGTCATGAAAATTAAACAGTGGGCATCAACATATTTAACGAACCATGCTGAAACATCCGAACAGCATTGGGATTCAAGGTTACAAACACATTATTTTAAAGCGATGCAGGCTCAAGCGTTCAATAAAGTGGACGAGTTGCTTTCCAAGCATTCATCTTATACAATTGTGGCTAAATCAGAAGAGCACGGCGAGATAAGTGTTTCGGTAAAGGGGAAGAGGAAAGCCTTTGTTGTCGTTAGTGTAATTATGGTACAGCCATTACGATCAGCGGTTGACTTTTCTGTTACGACAGAGGGAGCAATGCCGTTTGATTTTGGTTATAGTACGAAGTTAATCGAGACGTTATATGAGCAGCTAAAGCGTGAATTACCTTTTATTGAAACTTCATTAGGAAAATAAAGCATCGAAATAGACGGAATACTAGGTTGGAGTTGATCATATGAAATGCCCCAATTGTCATGCGCGTAGTACCAAGGTTTTGGACTCACGACCAGTAGATGAGGGGAAGTCAATACGACGTCGTCGGGAATGTGAACAGTGCGTGTTTCGGTTTACAA
This genomic interval from Pontibacillus halophilus JSM 076056 = DSM 19796 contains the following:
- a CDS encoding glyceraldehyde-3-phosphate dehydrogenase, encoding MKARVAINGLGRIGRMVFRQIIEDDQLELVAVNASYPPETLAHLVKYDSVHGQFNGSVKALNKGLEVNGKLVKLFSSRDPKELPWADENIDVVVEATGKFKTKQTAGAHIEAGAKKVIITAPGKDVDATIVMGVNEDDYDASAHHVISNASCTTNCLAPVVKVLDDAFGIQNGLMTTVHAFTNDQKNLDNPHKDLRRARGCTQSIIPTSTGAAKALGQVLPHLDGKMHGMALRVPTPNVSLVDLVVDTKQDVTVEEVNNAFRRAMEGEMEGIIHYSDEPLVSIDYTTSDYSSIIDGLSTIVMEDRKVKVLAWYDNEWGYSRRVVDLTKKVGNLLLSKEEVTM
- the speD gene encoding adenosylmethionine decarboxylase — translated: MDTMGRHVISELWECNEEKLNDMSLIEKIFVNAALKAGAEVREVAFHKFAPHGVSGVVIISESHLTIHSFPEHGYASIDVYTCGDRIDPNVAAQYIAESLESKTQETVEVPRGMGPVEVKKFNVL